One Neosynechococcus sphagnicola sy1 genomic region harbors:
- a CDS encoding DUF7226 domain-containing protein — protein sequence HEELIEVLKFTYFDSQIKTILSDRSTFCDLAVEQELAPVLEVLRQTGEVEGACCGVKPGVSGLVYELRGRTFQLTYAVDVPRKEIRFYEFQQISHLIDWKTALDQDLRRGEQQPIYIPQIGDPQKYIKTVELIHGGTNTSKSLGVAFRSGAKKEKDLARRGDYLGRPVMEIGLAARSSAENKSSSIYVLTDRGKRIAQSDDQETRERLLAEALLGFYPIQMIIEKTTRDDQELTKELIQEVISLVSFGDCGGTTNPRRASSLRALVNWVSRWAGIPIRREGNDGVQLYIPQIYAN from the coding sequence CACGAGGAGTTAATTGAAGTGTTAAAGTTTACGTATTTTGATTCTCAAATTAAGACCATACTTTCTGACAGAAGTACATTCTGTGATCTGGCAGTAGAGCAGGAACTTGCGCCTGTTCTAGAAGTTCTCAGGCAGACTGGTGAAGTTGAAGGGGCTTGTTGTGGTGTCAAGCCTGGAGTCTCGGGATTAGTTTATGAACTCAGGGGAAGAACTTTCCAACTTACCTATGCTGTTGACGTTCCGCGAAAAGAAATCAGGTTTTATGAGTTTCAACAGATCTCTCACTTAATTGATTGGAAAACTGCTCTAGATCAAGATCTGCGTAGAGGCGAGCAACAGCCCATTTACATCCCTCAAATCGGTGATCCACAGAAGTACATTAAGACTGTTGAGCTAATTCATGGTGGAACCAACACATCTAAATCTTTAGGTGTTGCTTTTCGTAGTGGTGCCAAAAAAGAAAAAGATTTGGCTAGGAGAGGAGATTATCTTGGACGACCTGTGATGGAGATTGGTCTTGCCGCTCGAAGTTCAGCCGAGAATAAGTCTTCAAGCATTTACGTCTTAACAGATCGAGGTAAAAGGATTGCCCAGAGCGATGATCAGGAAACTCGTGAACGTCTTCTTGCAGAAGCATTGCTAGGGTTCTACCCGATTCAAATGATTATTGAGAAAACAACTCGTGACGATCAAGAACTCACTAAAGAATTAATTCAAGAGGTGATTTCTCTGGTGAGTTTCGGTGATTGTGGAGGAACTACCAACCCTCGAAGAGCGAGTTCTTTGCGGGCATTGGTGAATTGGGTGTCACGATGGGCTGGCATTCCAATCCGACGAGAAGGTAATGATGGTGTCCAACTCTATATCCCTCAAATCTATGCAAACTAA